The following are from one region of the Magallana gigas chromosome 4, xbMagGiga1.1, whole genome shotgun sequence genome:
- the LOC105339575 gene encoding betaine--homocysteine S-methyltransferase 1 isoform X1 produces MRSIDNCDLAQTTRLRDRLKNGGNMVVAEGYLLELERRGHLQAGAFIPEVVLEHPEVVKALHEEFVHAGSDVVVAFTYYGHRAKLKVIGREDDLMELNLRALKMAKEVAVKTGTLMAGDICNTTIYHGDDPSSVEEVREIFREQIEWAVQSGADYIIAERFEEFGEAKLALECIQQFGNGLPAVVTIAPHVEDKTKDGLTFPEACKRLEEAGADVVGLNCCRGPSTMLPLLKEIKKVCKGPIAALPVPFRTTSEEPTMEVLTDPDTGMPAFPVDLPRFFCSRTQIAEFAAQAKEIGVQYIGLCCGNASHYTRLLAEEYGRKPPASKYAPDMSKHYRFGNKEFVKKHHTPGQQD; encoded by the exons ATGAGGTCAATAGACAACTGCGACTTGGCTCAAACTACAC GGTTAAGAGACCGGCTGAAGAATGGGGGTAACATGGTTGTTGCGGAAGGATATCTTCTGGAGTTGGAGAGAAGAGGCCATCTACAAGCCGGCGCTTTCATCCCGGAAGTAGTGTTGGAACATCCGGAAGTTGTCAAGGCTCTTCATGAAGAATTTGTACATgccggaagtgacgttgtcgtAGCTTTCACA TATTACGGACACCGGGCAAAACTGAAGGTCATCGGTCGTGAGGATGATTTAATGGAGCTGAATTTACGCGCTCTAAAAATGGCCAAAGAAGTGGCGGTCAAGACCGGAACACTGATGGCGGGGGACATCTGTAACACTACGATATACCACGGAGACGATCCCAGCTCCGTGGAGGAAGTCCGGGAAATATTCCGT GAGCAAATTGAGTGGGCTGTTCAGAGTGGGGCGGACTACATCATCGCAGAACGCTTCGAGGAGTTTGGGGAGGCAAAACTAGCACTGGAGTGCATCCAACAGTTCGGAAACGGCC TGCCTGCAGTCGTGACAATTGCACCACACGTAGAAGATAAAACCAAAGACGGTTTGACGTTTCCGGAGGCCTGTAAGCGTTTGGAGGAGGCGGGGGCGGATGTGGTGGGGTTGAACTGTTGTAGAGGACCCAGCACAATGCTTCCTCTActgaaagaaataaagaaagttTGCAAA GGACCTATAGCAGCACTTCCGGTTCCTTTTCGAACGACATCTGAAGAACCAACCATGGAGGTGTTGACGGATCCGGACACAG GTATGCCAGCTTTTCCTGTTGATCTCCCACGCTTTTTCTGTAGCAGGACCCAAATTGCCGAATTCGCGGCGCAGGCCAAAGAGATAGGTGTCCAATACATCGGACTTTGTTGCGGGAACGCTTCACACTACACCCGGTTACTGGCGGAGGAATACGGTAGAAAACCGCCCGCCAGTAAATACGCCCCAGATATGTCTAAGCACTACAGATTTGGGAACAAAGAGTTTGTGAAGAAGCATCACACCCCCGGCCAGCAAGACTAG
- the LOC105339575 gene encoding betaine--homocysteine S-methyltransferase 1 isoform X2: MDVKGLRDRLKNGGNMVVAEGYLLELERRGHLQAGAFIPEVVLEHPEVVKALHEEFVHAGSDVVVAFTYYGHRAKLKVIGREDDLMELNLRALKMAKEVAVKTGTLMAGDICNTTIYHGDDPSSVEEVREIFREQIEWAVQSGADYIIAERFEEFGEAKLALECIQQFGNGLPAVVTIAPHVEDKTKDGLTFPEACKRLEEAGADVVGLNCCRGPSTMLPLLKEIKKVCKGPIAALPVPFRTTSEEPTMEVLTDPDTGMPAFPVDLPRFFCSRTQIAEFAAQAKEIGVQYIGLCCGNASHYTRLLAEEYGRKPPASKYAPDMSKHYRFGNKEFVKKHHTPGQQD; encoded by the exons ATGGACGTGAAAG GGTTAAGAGACCGGCTGAAGAATGGGGGTAACATGGTTGTTGCGGAAGGATATCTTCTGGAGTTGGAGAGAAGAGGCCATCTACAAGCCGGCGCTTTCATCCCGGAAGTAGTGTTGGAACATCCGGAAGTTGTCAAGGCTCTTCATGAAGAATTTGTACATgccggaagtgacgttgtcgtAGCTTTCACA TATTACGGACACCGGGCAAAACTGAAGGTCATCGGTCGTGAGGATGATTTAATGGAGCTGAATTTACGCGCTCTAAAAATGGCCAAAGAAGTGGCGGTCAAGACCGGAACACTGATGGCGGGGGACATCTGTAACACTACGATATACCACGGAGACGATCCCAGCTCCGTGGAGGAAGTCCGGGAAATATTCCGT GAGCAAATTGAGTGGGCTGTTCAGAGTGGGGCGGACTACATCATCGCAGAACGCTTCGAGGAGTTTGGGGAGGCAAAACTAGCACTGGAGTGCATCCAACAGTTCGGAAACGGCC TGCCTGCAGTCGTGACAATTGCACCACACGTAGAAGATAAAACCAAAGACGGTTTGACGTTTCCGGAGGCCTGTAAGCGTTTGGAGGAGGCGGGGGCGGATGTGGTGGGGTTGAACTGTTGTAGAGGACCCAGCACAATGCTTCCTCTActgaaagaaataaagaaagttTGCAAA GGACCTATAGCAGCACTTCCGGTTCCTTTTCGAACGACATCTGAAGAACCAACCATGGAGGTGTTGACGGATCCGGACACAG GTATGCCAGCTTTTCCTGTTGATCTCCCACGCTTTTTCTGTAGCAGGACCCAAATTGCCGAATTCGCGGCGCAGGCCAAAGAGATAGGTGTCCAATACATCGGACTTTGTTGCGGGAACGCTTCACACTACACCCGGTTACTGGCGGAGGAATACGGTAGAAAACCGCCCGCCAGTAAATACGCCCCAGATATGTCTAAGCACTACAGATTTGGGAACAAAGAGTTTGTGAAGAAGCATCACACCCCCGGCCAGCAAGACTAG